A window from Thunnus albacares chromosome 19, fThuAlb1.1, whole genome shotgun sequence encodes these proteins:
- the tpd52 gene encoding tumor protein D52 isoform X1: protein MEDAEKGAQQHPDSVPEVGEDAVTSVSPTSPPPAALTEEERQELQEELVKVEDEIQTLSQVLAAKERQLADIKRKLGITPLNELKQNITKTWQEVTTSNAYRRTSETLSQAGLKATTAFSTMGSAISRKLEDVRLQSISSMFGNAPTFKSFEEKVETLKTKMSPSTSTTNPGEQDSGNPTTESLLDQPEEPPTQEAPMH from the exons ATGGAGGATGCAGAGAAAG GTGCACAGCAGCATCCCGATTCAGTTCCAGAGGTGGGAGAAGATGCAGTGACGTCTGTCAGTCCTACTTCCCCTCCTCCCGCTGCCTTGACGGAGGAGGAGCGGCAGGAGCTACAAGAGGAGCTAGTCAAG gtgGAGGATGAGATCCAGACTCTGTCTCAGGTGCTGGCAGCCAAGGAGAGGCAGTTGGCGGACATTAAGAGGAAGCTGGGTATCACACCTCTTAATGAGCTGAAACAGAACATCACCAAAACCTGGCAGGAGGTCACCACCTCCAACGC CTATAGGAGGACATCTGAAACTCTGTCTCAGGCAGGGCTGAAGGCCACAACAGCCTTCTCTACTATGGGCTCAGCCATCAGCCGGAAACTTGAGGATGTCAG GTTGCAGTCTATTTCTAGTATGTTTGG GAACGCACCAACTTTCAAGTCATTTGAGGAGAAAGTGGAGACGCTGAAG ACCAAGATGAGTCCATCAACATCCACTACCAACCCCGGCGAGCAGGACAGCGGCAACCCCACCACCGAGTCTTTGCTTGATCAGCCGGAGGAACCGCCCACCCAGGAGGCCCCGATGCACTGA
- the tpd52 gene encoding tumor protein D52 isoform X2: MEDAEKGAQQHPDSVPEVGEDAVTSVSPTSPPPAALTEEERQELQEELVKVEDEIQTLSQVLAAKERQLADIKRKLGITPLNELKQNITKTWQEVTTSNAYRRTSETLSQAGLKATTAFSTMGSAISRKLEDVRNAPTFKSFEEKVETLKTKMSPSTSTTNPGEQDSGNPTTESLLDQPEEPPTQEAPMH; encoded by the exons ATGGAGGATGCAGAGAAAG GTGCACAGCAGCATCCCGATTCAGTTCCAGAGGTGGGAGAAGATGCAGTGACGTCTGTCAGTCCTACTTCCCCTCCTCCCGCTGCCTTGACGGAGGAGGAGCGGCAGGAGCTACAAGAGGAGCTAGTCAAG gtgGAGGATGAGATCCAGACTCTGTCTCAGGTGCTGGCAGCCAAGGAGAGGCAGTTGGCGGACATTAAGAGGAAGCTGGGTATCACACCTCTTAATGAGCTGAAACAGAACATCACCAAAACCTGGCAGGAGGTCACCACCTCCAACGC CTATAGGAGGACATCTGAAACTCTGTCTCAGGCAGGGCTGAAGGCCACAACAGCCTTCTCTACTATGGGCTCAGCCATCAGCCGGAAACTTGAGGATGTCAG GAACGCACCAACTTTCAAGTCATTTGAGGAGAAAGTGGAGACGCTGAAG ACCAAGATGAGTCCATCAACATCCACTACCAACCCCGGCGAGCAGGACAGCGGCAACCCCACCACCGAGTCTTTGCTTGATCAGCCGGAGGAACCGCCCACCCAGGAGGCCCCGATGCACTGA
- the tpd52 gene encoding tumor protein D52 isoform X3, giving the protein MEDAEKGAQQHPDSVPEVGEDAVTSVSPTSPPPAALTEEERQELQEELVKVEDEIQTLSQVLAAKERQLADIKRKLGITPLNELKQNITKTWQEVTTSNAYRRTSETLSQAGLKATTAFSTMGSAISRKLEDVR; this is encoded by the exons ATGGAGGATGCAGAGAAAG GTGCACAGCAGCATCCCGATTCAGTTCCAGAGGTGGGAGAAGATGCAGTGACGTCTGTCAGTCCTACTTCCCCTCCTCCCGCTGCCTTGACGGAGGAGGAGCGGCAGGAGCTACAAGAGGAGCTAGTCAAG gtgGAGGATGAGATCCAGACTCTGTCTCAGGTGCTGGCAGCCAAGGAGAGGCAGTTGGCGGACATTAAGAGGAAGCTGGGTATCACACCTCTTAATGAGCTGAAACAGAACATCACCAAAACCTGGCAGGAGGTCACCACCTCCAACGC CTATAGGAGGACATCTGAAACTCTGTCTCAGGCAGGGCTGAAGGCCACAACAGCCTTCTCTACTATGGGCTCAGCCATCAGCCGGAAACTTGAGGATGTCAGGTGA